The following proteins come from a genomic window of Sphaerisporangium rubeum:
- a CDS encoding RNA polymerase sigma factor codes for MPRTAVATSTEREATPTIVAQVIDRGRAQGHLSLAELREAFHTARVTPARGRTILRQLTDAGVSLTADDQPTRTGAPARKTRKSTTVKTTAKTAMTRTVSSTKHAAKPATGPASGPDTESAAATESAATGEGRPDGGTARARRPATRRTRKSAAAEVPAPRPEQGREPGDAEDAWEEPDEAELQSETLDLDDQSSVMGDSVHTYLKSIGRRTLLTAAEEVELAKRIEAGLYAEHKLENEILTGEERTDLEWVAADGRRAKDHMLEANLRLVVSVAKKYTDRGMALLDVVQEGNLGLIRAVEKFDYSKGYKFSTYAMWWIRQAIQRGFADSARTIRLPVHVLEMLSKLSRVERDMHQRLGREPTPEELAVELDKTPDQIEELLRTSRQPISLNATIGEDGETTIGDLIEDVDAPEASEVVDRQLLGAELRGVLGNLTPREAKIMALRFGLVDGKPHTLDEIGKHLGLTRERIRQLEKESLSKLRHPSNTRPLLDWAS; via the coding sequence ATGCCCCGAACCGCCGTGGCGACCTCGACTGAGCGCGAGGCCACCCCGACAATCGTCGCCCAGGTCATCGACCGCGGGCGAGCGCAAGGTCACCTTTCCCTCGCGGAACTTCGCGAGGCGTTCCACACGGCGCGGGTCACACCCGCGCGAGGGCGGACGATCCTGCGACAGCTCACCGACGCCGGAGTGAGTCTCACCGCGGACGATCAGCCCACGCGGACCGGAGCCCCGGCGAGGAAGACCCGTAAGAGCACCACTGTGAAGACTACCGCGAAGACCGCAATGACCCGCACCGTGAGCTCCACGAAGCACGCCGCCAAGCCCGCCACAGGACCCGCCTCTGGGCCCGATACCGAGAGCGCCGCCGCCACCGAGAGCGCCGCGACCGGCGAGGGCCGGCCGGACGGCGGGACCGCGCGCGCACGGCGGCCCGCCACCCGCCGTACCCGCAAGTCCGCCGCGGCCGAGGTCCCGGCACCCCGTCCCGAGCAGGGCCGCGAACCCGGTGACGCCGAGGACGCCTGGGAGGAGCCCGACGAGGCCGAGCTGCAGAGCGAGACGCTCGACCTCGACGACCAGTCCTCGGTCATGGGCGACTCGGTGCACACCTACCTCAAGTCGATCGGCCGCCGCACGCTGCTCACCGCGGCCGAGGAGGTCGAGCTCGCCAAGCGCATCGAGGCGGGGCTGTACGCCGAGCACAAGCTGGAGAACGAGATCCTCACCGGCGAGGAGCGCACCGACCTCGAATGGGTCGCCGCCGACGGCCGGCGCGCCAAGGACCACATGCTGGAGGCCAACCTCCGGCTGGTCGTCTCGGTGGCGAAGAAGTACACCGACCGGGGCATGGCGCTGCTGGACGTCGTCCAGGAGGGCAACCTCGGGCTGATCCGGGCCGTGGAGAAGTTCGACTACTCCAAGGGCTACAAGTTCTCCACCTACGCCATGTGGTGGATCCGGCAGGCCATCCAGCGCGGCTTCGCCGACTCGGCCCGCACCATCCGGCTGCCGGTGCACGTGCTGGAGATGCTGTCCAAACTGTCACGCGTCGAGCGCGACATGCACCAGCGTCTCGGCCGCGAGCCCACCCCCGAGGAACTGGCCGTGGAGCTCGACAAGACCCCCGACCAGATCGAGGAACTGCTGCGCACCAGCCGCCAGCCGATCAGCCTCAACGCCACCATCGGCGAGGACGGCGAGACCACCATCGGCGACCTCATCGAGGACGTCGACGCCCCCGAGGCCTCGGAGGTGGTGGACCGCCAACTGCTCGGCGCCGAGCTGCGCGGCGTGCTGGGGAACCTCACCCCGCGCGAGGCCAAGATCATGGCCCTGCGCTTCGGCCTCGTCGACGGCAAACCGCACACCCTCGACGAGATCGGCAAGCACCTGGGCCTGACCCGCGAGCGTATCCGCCAGCTGGAGAAGGAGTCCCTCTCCAAGCTCCGCCACCCGAGCAACACCCGTCCACTGCTCGACTGGGCGAGCTGA
- a CDS encoding TetR family transcriptional regulator, with the protein MPAKRPPVPLSRDRIIEAALHIADGQGLRRLTMRRLGDALQVEAMAIYHHLPRGKEALLDALAEHVTTVAVDPSGLGGWPDVARAWAHAGRSVLLEHPGVLALALTKPPQGTALLAIREQTEQLAAAGLADPAPAVRTLRAYTMGSVAVEIQRSGWAAPAEPDEAGNGSAPSPLPRAATESADAAIEAFERGLSAVLKGLGGP; encoded by the coding sequence ATGCCTGCGAAACGACCCCCGGTCCCGCTCTCACGTGACCGCATCATCGAGGCCGCGTTGCACATCGCCGACGGCCAGGGCCTGCGGCGGCTCACCATGCGGCGGCTCGGCGACGCGCTGCAGGTGGAGGCAATGGCGATCTACCACCATCTTCCCCGCGGCAAAGAGGCCCTCCTCGACGCGCTGGCCGAGCACGTCACCACCGTCGCCGTGGACCCCTCCGGGCTCGGGGGCTGGCCGGATGTGGCACGCGCGTGGGCCCACGCCGGCCGCTCGGTCCTGCTGGAGCATCCCGGGGTGCTCGCGCTCGCGCTCACCAAACCACCCCAGGGGACGGCGCTGCTGGCCATCAGGGAGCAGACCGAGCAACTGGCCGCCGCCGGCCTGGCCGACCCGGCCCCCGCGGTGCGCACCTTGCGCGCCTACACCATGGGCAGCGTCGCGGTTGAGATCCAGCGCTCCGGCTGGGCCGCACCCGCCGAGCCGGACGAAGCGGGGAACGGCTCCGCCCCCTCGCCACTCCCCCGCGCGGCGACCGAGTCCGCCGATGCCGCGATCGAGGCCTTCGAGCGGGGGCTTTCCGCCGTGCTCAAAGGCCTCGGAGGGCCGTAA
- a CDS encoding DUF5999 family protein: MCPHEPSCPSSSASDREAARTIAAHPEQGWSLLCNGIVLFEDTGELLPDGAVIAPHRPTDLAISAA, from the coding sequence ATGTGCCCGCATGAGCCGTCCTGTCCGAGCAGTTCCGCGTCGGACCGCGAAGCCGCCCGCACGATCGCGGCACACCCCGAGCAGGGGTGGAGCCTGCTGTGCAACGGCATCGTGCTTTTCGAGGACACCGGGGAGCTCCTGCCCGACGGCGCGGTCATCGCCCCGCACCGCCCCACCGACCTCGCCATCAGCGCCGCCTGA
- a CDS encoding alpha/beta family hydrolase gives MRVMTGRGAAEVLVDEAEEPRFLLVLTHGSAGGVDAPDLLAVRDAVRTAGGTVARVTQPFRLAGARAPGSPQRQDEAWAEVLAAVRAAYPGLPLVQGGRSNGARVACRTARAVGARAAVALAFPLVPPGKPDRSRADELRGAGVDVLAVSGDRDPFGVPAEGDATQVVVVPGENHDLKKTPQRVGEAVAAWLAPMFP, from the coding sequence ATGCGTGTCATGACCGGCCGGGGAGCGGCGGAGGTGCTGGTCGACGAGGCGGAGGAGCCTCGTTTCCTGCTTGTGCTCACCCACGGATCAGCGGGTGGCGTGGACGCTCCCGACCTGCTCGCCGTCCGGGACGCGGTCCGTACGGCCGGCGGTACGGTGGCCCGCGTCACCCAGCCGTTCCGCCTCGCCGGAGCCAGGGCACCTGGATCACCGCAACGGCAGGACGAGGCATGGGCCGAGGTGCTCGCGGCGGTCCGCGCCGCCTACCCCGGCCTCCCCCTGGTGCAGGGAGGACGGAGCAACGGCGCCAGGGTCGCCTGCCGAACCGCACGAGCGGTCGGCGCGAGGGCCGCGGTAGCCCTGGCCTTTCCCCTGGTCCCCCCAGGGAAGCCAGACCGTTCGCGAGCAGACGAGCTACGGGGTGCCGGCGTCGACGTCCTGGCCGTCAGCGGTGACCGCGACCCGTTCGGCGTCCCAGCCGAAGGGGACGCCACCCAGGTGGTCGTGGTCCCAGGGGAGAACCACGACCTCAAGAAGACCCCCCAACGCGTCGGCGAGGCCGTGGCGGCGTGGCTCGCCCCCATGTTCCCCTGA
- a CDS encoding tetratricopeptide repeat protein, with translation MAAREVQSGRQDEVATAAHEEGSRRRDEVATGAHGGGPEPDEVAMAAYETGSGRLIEAARRRAESGDLDGAAEIFTELLADDHQEDRAQAAVGLAVVLEERGDVAGARAAARTALATGHPEYAAQAACHLARGFERDDLPDQARAAWQAVIGLGTPAYLPAAHMALARLAAERGDDAEAESALRATLATGDPDLASSAAQHLAEYHLAGAAPGEAADVLLTALDLPEVADAPRLRVLLGMAHLDMACAELATAAETADDPDTVALALELLARTLPLRGRDEDAEATWTYGLRHPDPSVAEQVALRLDRDPTTADEITHRLEQATPQPPTEA, from the coding sequence ATGGCGGCGCGCGAGGTGCAGTCAGGGCGGCAGGACGAGGTCGCGACGGCGGCTCACGAGGAAGGGTCACGGCGGCGGGACGAGGTCGCCACCGGGGCTCACGGGGGAGGGCCGGAGCCGGACGAGGTCGCCATGGCGGCGTACGAGACGGGGTCGGGGCGGCTGATCGAGGCCGCGCGGCGCAGAGCCGAGAGCGGCGATCTCGACGGCGCCGCGGAGATCTTCACGGAACTGCTCGCCGACGACCACCAGGAGGACCGCGCGCAGGCGGCCGTCGGGCTCGCCGTGGTGCTCGAGGAGCGTGGCGACGTCGCAGGAGCCCGCGCCGCGGCCCGGACCGCTCTCGCCACCGGCCACCCCGAGTACGCGGCCCAGGCCGCGTGCCACCTGGCCCGCGGCTTCGAACGCGACGACCTCCCCGACCAGGCCCGCGCCGCGTGGCAGGCCGTGATCGGCCTCGGCACCCCCGCCTACCTCCCGGCGGCCCACATGGCGCTGGCCCGCCTCGCCGCCGAGCGGGGTGACGACGCCGAGGCCGAGTCGGCGCTGCGGGCCACCCTGGCCACCGGCGACCCCGACCTGGCCTCCAGCGCCGCACAGCACCTCGCCGAGTACCACCTCGCAGGCGCGGCCCCCGGCGAGGCCGCCGACGTCCTGCTGACCGCACTGGACCTGCCCGAGGTGGCCGACGCACCCCGCCTGCGCGTCCTGCTCGGCATGGCCCACCTCGACATGGCCTGCGCCGAACTGGCCACCGCCGCCGAGACCGCCGACGACCCCGACACCGTGGCCCTGGCCCTGGAACTCCTGGCCCGCACCCTCCCGTTACGCGGCCGCGACGAGGATGCCGAAGCCACCTGGACCTACGGCCTGCGCCACCCCGACCCGTCGGTGGCCGAACAGGTGGCCCTACGCCTCGACCGCGACCCCACGACAGCCGATGAGATCACCCACCGCCTGGAACAGGCCACCCCGCAGCCCCCCACAGAGGCGTGA
- the gcvP gene encoding aminomethyl-transferring glycine dehydrogenase, whose product MTDRSPLRDLSAPPFVTRHVGPSDAEQARMLQAVGYASVADLVAVAVPGAIRADKPLDLPRAASETEAVAELRDLAGRNRVLTSMIGLGYHDTITPAVIRRNLLENPGWYTAYTPYQPEISQGRLEALLNFQTMVSDLAGLDVAGASLLDEATAAAEAMTLAHRAGRGRGVRFVVDADALPQTKAVLATRAEPLGIELVEADLAAGLPEGDLFGVLVQYPGASGRLAGFQAVAEAAHERGALVVAAADLLALTLLEAPGTLGADIAIGSTQRFGVPLGFGGPHAAYMAVREGLQRQLPGRLVGVSKDADGHQAYRLALQTREQHIRREKATSNICTAQVLLAVIASMYAVYHGPEGLRRIAQRVHRHAAVLAAGLRAGGVEVVHDEFFDTVRAHVPGRAGEIVAAAVALGVNLRQDGPDHVGVTCDETTTAGHLRDVWEAFGCADAVLDDLDTATADALPAGLLRTTGYLTHPVFSAHHSETSMLRYLRRLQDKDIALDRSMIPLGSCTMKLNATTEMEPITWPEFAGVHPYAPAGQAEGYLRLIGDLESWLAEVTGYAAVSLQPNAGSQGEFAGLLAIRAYHRANGDDARDVCLIPSSAHGTNAASAVMAGMRVVVVACDDQGNVDVPDLTAKIAKHADRLAAIMVTYPSTHGVYEETITEICELVHQAGGQVYVDGANLNALVGLAKPGWFGADVSHLNLHKTFCIPHGGGGPGIGPVAVREHLARYLPSHPMESGPVGPVSAAPYGSAGILPISWAYVRMMGADGLRAATEQAILSANYVARRLAPHYPVLYTGREGLVAHECIVDLRQITKDTGVTVDDVAKRLIDYGFHAPTMSFPVAGTLMIEPTESEDLAELDRFCDAMIAIRGEIGKVADGTYDRDDNPLRNAPHTAESLLADPWPHSYTRTEAAYPVPDLTDAKYWPPVRRIDQAYGDRNLVCACPPLEAYED is encoded by the coding sequence ATGACCGATCGGTCACCGCTTCGCGACCTGTCCGCACCGCCGTTCGTCACCCGGCACGTCGGCCCCTCCGACGCCGAACAGGCCCGCATGCTCCAAGCCGTCGGTTACGCCTCGGTGGCCGACCTGGTCGCCGTCGCGGTACCCGGCGCCATCCGCGCCGACAAGCCGCTCGACCTGCCGCGGGCCGCGAGCGAGACCGAGGCCGTCGCCGAGCTGCGCGACCTCGCGGGCCGTAACCGCGTGCTGACCTCCATGATCGGGCTCGGCTACCACGACACCATCACCCCGGCGGTCATCCGGCGCAACCTGCTGGAGAACCCCGGTTGGTACACCGCCTACACCCCTTACCAGCCGGAGATCTCGCAGGGTCGCCTGGAGGCGCTGCTCAACTTCCAGACCATGGTGTCCGACCTCGCCGGCCTCGACGTCGCCGGCGCCTCGCTGCTCGACGAGGCCACCGCCGCCGCCGAGGCGATGACCCTGGCCCACCGGGCCGGCCGCGGCCGAGGCGTCCGCTTCGTGGTGGACGCCGACGCGCTGCCGCAGACCAAGGCCGTGCTGGCCACCCGGGCCGAGCCGCTCGGCATCGAACTGGTCGAGGCCGACCTCGCCGCCGGCCTCCCCGAGGGAGATCTTTTCGGCGTGCTCGTGCAGTACCCCGGCGCGAGCGGCAGGCTCGCCGGCTTCCAGGCGGTCGCCGAAGCGGCCCACGAGCGCGGCGCGCTCGTCGTCGCCGCCGCCGACCTGCTGGCCCTCACCCTGCTGGAGGCCCCCGGCACCCTCGGGGCCGACATCGCGATCGGCTCCACCCAGCGTTTCGGCGTGCCGCTCGGGTTCGGCGGGCCGCACGCCGCCTACATGGCGGTGCGCGAGGGCCTGCAGCGCCAGCTCCCCGGCCGTCTCGTCGGCGTGTCCAAGGACGCCGACGGCCACCAGGCGTACCGGCTGGCCCTGCAGACCCGCGAGCAGCACATCCGCCGTGAGAAGGCCACGAGCAACATCTGCACCGCGCAGGTCCTGCTCGCCGTCATCGCCTCCATGTACGCCGTCTACCACGGCCCCGAAGGCCTGCGGCGCATCGCGCAGCGCGTGCACCGCCACGCGGCCGTCCTCGCCGCCGGGCTGCGCGCCGGCGGCGTCGAGGTCGTCCACGACGAGTTCTTCGACACCGTGCGGGCCCACGTCCCGGGCCGGGCCGGCGAGATCGTCGCCGCGGCCGTCGCGCTCGGCGTCAACCTGCGGCAGGACGGGCCCGACCACGTCGGCGTGACCTGCGACGAGACCACCACGGCCGGCCACCTGCGCGATGTGTGGGAGGCGTTCGGCTGCGCGGACGCCGTACTGGACGACCTCGACACCGCCACCGCCGACGCGCTCCCCGCCGGGCTGCTGCGCACCACCGGCTACCTCACCCACCCGGTGTTCTCCGCGCACCACTCCGAGACGTCCATGCTGCGCTACCTGCGCAGGCTCCAGGACAAGGACATCGCGCTCGACCGGTCCATGATCCCGCTCGGGTCCTGCACCATGAAGCTCAACGCGACGACCGAGATGGAGCCGATCACCTGGCCGGAGTTCGCCGGCGTCCACCCCTACGCGCCGGCCGGACAGGCCGAGGGGTACCTGCGGCTCATCGGCGACCTGGAGAGCTGGCTCGCCGAGGTCACCGGGTACGCCGCGGTGTCGCTCCAGCCGAACGCCGGCTCGCAGGGCGAGTTCGCCGGCCTGCTCGCCATCCGCGCCTACCACCGGGCCAACGGCGACGACGCGCGCGACGTCTGCCTCATCCCGTCGTCCGCGCACGGCACCAACGCCGCGAGCGCCGTGATGGCCGGCATGCGGGTCGTCGTGGTGGCCTGCGACGACCAGGGCAACGTCGACGTGCCGGACCTCACCGCCAAGATCGCCAAGCACGCGGACCGCCTCGCCGCGATCATGGTGACGTACCCCTCGACGCACGGCGTGTACGAGGAGACCATCACCGAGATCTGCGAGCTGGTCCACCAGGCCGGCGGCCAGGTCTACGTGGACGGCGCCAACCTCAACGCACTCGTGGGCCTCGCCAAGCCCGGCTGGTTCGGCGCCGACGTCTCCCACCTGAACCTCCACAAGACCTTCTGCATCCCCCACGGCGGCGGCGGCCCCGGCATCGGCCCCGTCGCGGTCCGCGAGCACCTCGCTCGGTACCTGCCGTCCCACCCGATGGAGAGCGGCCCCGTGGGTCCCGTCTCCGCCGCGCCGTACGGCTCGGCGGGCATCCTTCCGATCTCGTGGGCCTACGTCCGCATGATGGGGGCCGACGGCCTGCGGGCCGCGACCGAGCAGGCCATCCTGTCCGCCAACTACGTGGCACGCCGCCTCGCGCCGCACTACCCCGTCCTGTACACCGGCCGCGAGGGCCTGGTGGCCCACGAGTGCATCGTCGACCTGCGCCAGATCACCAAGGACACCGGCGTGACCGTCGACGACGTGGCCAAGCGCCTCATCGACTACGGCTTCCACGCACCCACGATGTCCTTCCCCGTGGCCGGCACCCTGATGATCGAGCCCACCGAGAGCGAGGACCTGGCCGAGCTGGACCGCTTCTGCGACGCCATGATCGCCATCCGCGGCGAGATCGGCAAGGTCGCCGACGGCACCTACGACCGCGACGACAACCCGCTGCGCAACGCGCCGCACACCGCCGAGTCCCTGCTCGCCGACCCCTGGCCGCACTCCTACACCCGCACCGAGGCCGCCTACCCCGTGCCGGACCTGACCGACGCCAAGTACTGGCCCCCGGTCCGCCGCATCGACCAGGCCTACGGCGACCGCAACCTGGTCTGCGCCTGCCCTCCGCTGGAGGCCTACGAGGACTGA
- a CDS encoding MerR family transcriptional regulator, which translates to MAVSSGEGKSAGQRDRAQRQSARERAGEQGLLFGERPGSLPADVGYRGPTACSAAGITYRQLDYWARTQLVEPSVRAAHGSGSQRLYSFRDILVLKVVKRLLDTGVSLQQIRTAVQHLRQRGVDDLAQITLMSDGVSVYECTSADEVIDLLEGGQGVFGIALGGVWREVEGTLAELPGERAEPADRDPFAEHPGDELAQRRRARRTG; encoded by the coding sequence GTGGCGGTCAGCAGCGGCGAGGGCAAGTCGGCCGGCCAGCGCGATCGGGCTCAGCGTCAGTCGGCACGTGAGCGCGCGGGCGAGCAGGGCCTGCTGTTCGGCGAGCGGCCCGGGTCGCTCCCCGCCGACGTGGGATACCGCGGCCCGACGGCGTGCTCGGCGGCCGGCATCACCTACCGGCAGCTGGACTACTGGGCACGCACCCAGCTCGTCGAGCCGTCGGTGCGGGCCGCGCACGGCTCGGGCTCACAGCGGCTGTACAGCTTCCGCGACATCCTGGTCCTCAAGGTCGTCAAGCGCCTCCTGGACACCGGGGTGTCCCTGCAGCAGATACGCACCGCCGTCCAGCACCTGCGCCAGCGCGGTGTGGACGACCTGGCGCAGATCACCCTCATGAGCGACGGGGTCAGCGTCTACGAGTGCACCTCGGCCGACGAGGTGATCGACCTGCTGGAAGGCGGCCAGGGCGTGTTCGGTATCGCTCTCGGCGGCGTCTGGCGCGAGGTGGAGGGCACCCTGGCCGAGCTGCCCGGGGAGCGTGCGGAACCGGCTGATCGTGACCCTTTCGCCGAGCACCCCGGTGACGAGCTCGCACAGCGCAGGCGGGCCCGCCGCACCGGCTGA
- a CDS encoding bifunctional nuclease domain-containing protein, with product MLQMEVVGVRVEMPSNQPIVLLKEAKGERYLPIWIGMTEATAIALAQAEEPPPRPLTHDLFKDVIEALGVRLQTVNIVALRDGIFFADLVFSNGVEVSARPSDSIALALRTGAGIFASEDVVREAGVIIPDDQEDEVEKFREFLDNITPEDFGRAG from the coding sequence GTGTTGCAGATGGAGGTCGTGGGGGTCCGGGTGGAGATGCCCTCCAATCAGCCCATCGTCTTGCTCAAGGAGGCGAAGGGCGAGCGGTATCTGCCGATCTGGATAGGGATGACCGAGGCCACGGCCATCGCTCTGGCACAGGCCGAGGAGCCGCCGCCGAGGCCGCTCACGCATGACCTGTTCAAGGACGTGATCGAGGCGCTCGGGGTCCGGCTGCAGACGGTCAACATCGTCGCGTTGCGTGACGGCATCTTCTTCGCCGACCTGGTGTTCTCCAACGGCGTGGAGGTGAGCGCGCGGCCGTCCGACTCGATCGCGCTGGCCCTGCGGACCGGGGCCGGCATCTTCGCGAGCGAGGACGTCGTCCGCGAGGCAGGTGTGATCATCCCGGACGACCAGGAGGACGAGGTCGAGAAGTTCCGCGAGTTCCTGGACAACATCACGCCTGAGGACTTCGGGCGTGCCGGTTGA
- a CDS encoding MerR family transcriptional regulator: MSIGEVLELLRPDFPDITVSKIRFLEGEGLIEPERAPSGYRKFTHADVERLRFILTAQRDRYLPLRVIKDHLDTAGHDGTGPRSLDSAQPEVRLGRAELCEAAGLDDETLSELEDYGLVTPMARRYDAEALAVARACGALAAYGLHPRHLRVLRAAAEREAGLVEQAVAPLLRRRAPGAAGQAEQTAHELSGLLLDLHSALVKDALRGILGR, encoded by the coding sequence ATGAGCATCGGGGAGGTCCTCGAGCTCCTGCGTCCCGACTTTCCCGACATCACCGTCTCCAAGATCCGGTTCCTGGAGGGGGAGGGGCTCATCGAGCCCGAGCGGGCCCCCTCCGGGTACCGCAAGTTCACCCACGCCGACGTGGAGCGGCTGCGCTTCATCCTGACCGCGCAGCGTGACCGCTACCTCCCGCTGCGCGTGATCAAGGACCACCTCGACACCGCGGGCCACGACGGCACCGGTCCTCGTTCCCTGGACTCCGCGCAGCCCGAGGTGCGGCTCGGCCGCGCCGAGCTGTGCGAGGCGGCGGGGCTCGACGACGAGACCCTGTCGGAGCTGGAGGACTACGGCCTGGTGACCCCCATGGCCCGGCGGTACGACGCCGAGGCGCTCGCCGTGGCCCGGGCCTGCGGCGCTCTGGCGGCCTACGGGCTGCACCCCCGCCACCTTCGCGTCCTGCGGGCCGCCGCCGAGCGCGAGGCCGGCCTCGTGGAGCAGGCCGTGGCGCCGCTGCTGCGCCGGCGTGCTCCCGGCGCCGCCGGGCAGGCCGAGCAGACCGCGCATGAGTTGTCCGGATTGCTGCTCGACCTGCACTCGGCTCTCGTGAAGGACGCCCTGCGCGGCATTCTGGGTCGTTGA
- a CDS encoding FHA domain-containing protein: protein MPSVYCTQCGHANPEDARFCSRCGSPLNRVESNTPGDTTSTISLSGIEAMDGEATGQTLLPDRAAVEQLPPGTALLVVMRGPNAGSRFLLDSDLTTAGRHPESDIFLDDVTVSRRHAEFYRRGGYFTARDVGSLNGTYVNRERIEEHPLTGGDEVQIGKFRLVFLTRA from the coding sequence ATGCCGAGCGTCTACTGCACTCAGTGCGGCCACGCCAACCCTGAGGACGCCCGTTTCTGCTCTCGGTGCGGTTCGCCGTTGAACCGCGTCGAAAGCAATACGCCTGGGGACACCACCTCCACGATCTCCCTCAGCGGGATCGAGGCGATGGACGGCGAGGCCACAGGACAGACGCTCCTGCCGGACCGGGCGGCGGTGGAGCAATTGCCACCGGGCACCGCCTTGCTGGTGGTGATGCGCGGTCCGAACGCCGGAAGCCGGTTCCTGCTCGACAGCGACCTGACCACGGCGGGGCGTCACCCCGAGAGCGACATCTTCCTCGACGACGTCACGGTGTCCCGGCGCCACGCCGAGTTCTACCGCCGCGGCGGCTACTTCACCGCACGCGACGTCGGCAGCCTCAACGGCACCTACGTCAACCGCGAGCGCATCGAGGAGCACCCGCTGACCGGCGGCGACGAGGTCCAGATCGGCAAGTTCCGGCTGGTGTTCCTCACGCGTGCGTGA